The Neisseria sicca genome includes a window with the following:
- a CDS encoding M23 family metallopeptidase — protein sequence MRRFWHNKPIRWSLLGILLPVSGAMTAYAVTEPVPEYQGFKVERVSEELPAVYVEAGNFQSSYWAQEVVQQGDSLADVLTRMGVPQTDIKQIMAKNSAERDMQHLRANQSVNIRIDASGQVTDVQFFTDEELERNLVALEKVKGKWQASTSEVDMKTMPTLRSVVVRTSARGAMAQAEIPVEIRESLSEIFSDVLSLEDLKEGDVIRLLYDSMYFRGQQMGTGNILAAEIVKGGKNHQAYYYSQGKGDEESGSYYDQSGKSLQQKAGFNIEPVVYTRISSPFGYRVHPVLHTVRMHTGIDYAAPSGTPIKATADGVITFKGWKGGYGNTVMIRHSNGVETLYGHMSAFTPAQGTVRAGEVIGFVGTTGRSTGPHLHYEARVNSQPVNPTTVALPTPKLTPTNMAAFRQQQKSANTILASVRGLPVSVAQLD from the coding sequence TTGCGCCGATTTTGGCACAACAAACCTATCCGTTGGTCTCTGTTGGGCATCCTTTTGCCTGTTTCCGGCGCGATGACTGCCTATGCAGTAACCGAACCTGTTCCCGAGTATCAAGGATTCAAAGTCGAGCGCGTTTCTGAAGAACTGCCGGCGGTTTATGTTGAAGCCGGTAATTTTCAGTCCAGTTACTGGGCGCAAGAAGTTGTTCAGCAGGGCGATTCCCTCGCCGATGTACTTACCCGCATGGGTGTGCCCCAAACCGACATCAAGCAAATCATGGCGAAAAACAGTGCGGAACGCGATATGCAACATTTGCGCGCCAACCAGTCTGTCAATATCCGCATCGATGCTTCGGGACAAGTTACCGACGTACAGTTTTTCACGGATGAAGAGCTTGAGCGCAACCTTGTCGCTTTGGAAAAAGTCAAAGGCAAATGGCAGGCTTCTACTTCAGAAGTGGATATGAAGACCATGCCGACCCTGCGTTCCGTCGTTGTCCGCACTTCCGCACGCGGTGCAATGGCGCAGGCGGAAATTCCTGTCGAAATCCGCGAGTCGCTGAGCGAAATTTTCTCCGACGTACTGAGCTTGGAGGATTTGAAAGAAGGCGATGTAATACGATTGCTGTATGACAGTATGTATTTCCGCGGACAACAAATGGGTACGGGCAATATTCTGGCGGCTGAAATCGTCAAAGGCGGTAAAAACCATCAAGCCTATTATTACAGCCAGGGTAAAGGCGACGAAGAGAGCGGCAGCTATTATGATCAAAGCGGTAAATCGCTCCAGCAAAAAGCGGGCTTCAACATCGAACCTGTCGTCTATACGCGCATTTCATCGCCATTCGGTTACCGGGTCCACCCCGTTTTGCATACCGTCCGTATGCATACCGGTATTGACTACGCGGCTCCTTCCGGTACGCCGATTAAAGCGACCGCTGACGGCGTGATTACCTTCAAAGGCTGGAAGGGCGGCTACGGTAATACCGTTATGATCCGCCATTCTAACGGCGTTGAAACCTTATACGGGCATATGAGCGCGTTTACCCCTGCCCAAGGTACGGTGCGTGCAGGCGAAGTGATCGGATTTGTTGGTACGACGGGACGTTCTACTGGTCCGCATCTGCACTATGAAGCACGGGTGAACAGTCAGCCTGTCAACCCGACTACGGTTGCCCTGCCGACACCTAAGCTGACGCCAACCAACATGGCTGCGTTCCGTCAGCAGCAGAAATCGGCAAATACCATACTGGCTTCTGTCCGCGGGCTTCCTGTTTCTGTGGCGCAATTGGATTAA
- a CDS encoding 7-cyano-7-deazaguanine/7-aminomethyl-7-deazaguanine transporter — MYEFTTAQQQKALFWLVLFHILIIAASNYLVQFPFQIFGIHTTWGAFSFPFIFLATDLTVRIFGSHLARRIIFWVMFPALLLSYIFSVLFHDGSWTGLGALSEFNTFVGRIALASFAAYALGQILDIFVFNKLRRLKAWWIAPTASTVIGNALDTLVFFAIAFYASSDEFMAANWQGIAFVDYLFKLTICTLFFLPAYGVILNILTKKLTALHPAPLAKQTVSLQEN; from the coding sequence ATGTACGAATTTACAACAGCGCAACAACAGAAGGCACTCTTCTGGCTGGTGCTTTTCCATATCCTCATCATCGCCGCGAGCAACTATCTGGTGCAGTTTCCCTTCCAAATTTTCGGCATCCACACCACTTGGGGCGCGTTTTCCTTCCCCTTCATCTTCCTTGCCACCGACCTGACCGTCCGCATTTTCGGTTCGCACTTGGCACGGCGGATTATCTTTTGGGTCATGTTCCCCGCCCTTTTGCTTTCCTACATCTTTTCCGTTTTGTTCCACGACGGCAGTTGGACAGGCTTAGGCGCGCTGTCCGAATTCAACACCTTTGTCGGACGCATCGCCTTAGCCAGCTTTGCCGCTTACGCACTCGGACAAATCCTTGATATTTTTGTGTTCAACAAATTACGTCGTCTGAAAGCGTGGTGGATCGCCCCGACCGCATCAACCGTCATCGGCAACGCCTTGGATACGTTGGTATTTTTCGCCATTGCCTTTTACGCCAGCAGCGATGAATTTATGGCGGCAAACTGGCAGGGCATCGCATTTGTCGATTATCTGTTCAAACTCACCATCTGCACCCTCTTCTTCCTGCCGGCCTACGGCGTGATTTTGAATATCTTGACGAAGAAGCTGACTGCACTGCATCCTGCTCCCCTCGCCAAACAGACGGTTTCTTTACAAGAAAACTGA
- the queF gene encoding preQ(1) synthase: protein MSRNTEELQGISLLGNQKTQYPTGYAPEILEAFDNKHPDNDYFVKFVCPEFTSLCPMTGQPDFATIYIRYIPHIKMVESKSLKLYLFSFRNHGDFHEDCVNIIMKDLIALMDPKYIEVFGEFTPRGGIAIHPFANYGKAGTEFETLARKRLFEHNSQ, encoded by the coding sequence ATGTCCCGCAACACTGAAGAGCTGCAAGGCATCTCGCTTTTGGGCAATCAAAAAACCCAATATCCGACCGGCTACGCCCCCGAAATTCTCGAAGCATTCGACAACAAACATCCCGACAACGACTATTTCGTCAAGTTCGTCTGTCCCGAATTCACCAGCCTCTGCCCCATGACCGGGCAGCCCGACTTTGCCACCATCTACATCCGCTATATCCCGCATATCAAAATGGTGGAAAGCAAGTCCCTGAAACTCTACCTATTCAGCTTCCGCAACCACGGCGATTTCCATGAAGACTGCGTCAACATCATCATGAAAGACCTGATTGCCCTGATGGATCCGAAATACATCGAAGTTTTCGGCGAATTCACACCGCGCGGCGGCATCGCCATTCATCCCTTTGCCAATTACGGCAAAGCAGGTACCGAGTTTGAAACACTGGCACGCAAACGCCTGTTCGAACACAACAGCCAATAA
- a CDS encoding MarR family transcriptional regulator produces the protein MSFSQTDLTTALKTLSDRLPQFSEQQTRAGRMLRVVTERLSSHLNDNLKVYGINENLWFALMAVYVSPNSEILPSRLSDLMDLTRTSATRLSDEMVSRGWVARYINQQDRRQIVLKLTPEGEVFIQKVWPQVSSTSQEAWKDFTDEDYNQLQYLLGKLLRRLEG, from the coding sequence ATGAGTTTTTCACAAACCGATTTGACCACGGCATTAAAAACCCTATCTGACCGCCTGCCTCAATTTTCCGAGCAGCAGACCAGGGCTGGACGGATGTTGCGAGTCGTAACCGAACGCCTCAGTTCGCATCTGAATGACAATCTGAAAGTATATGGCATCAATGAAAACCTCTGGTTTGCCTTGATGGCGGTTTACGTCAGCCCGAACAGTGAAATTTTGCCATCACGCTTGAGTGATTTGATGGATCTGACCCGCACCAGTGCAACCCGATTGTCGGACGAAATGGTTAGCCGAGGCTGGGTTGCACGCTATATCAACCAGCAGGACCGCCGTCAGATTGTGCTAAAATTGACCCCCGAAGGTGAGGTTTTTATCCAAAAAGTATGGCCGCAGGTTTCCAGTACGAGCCAAGAGGCTTGGAAAGATTTCACCGATGAAGATTACAACCAGTTGCAATATTTGTTGGGTAAGCTGCTGCGCCGGCTGGAGGGCTGA
- a CDS encoding efflux transporter outer membrane subunit, producing the protein MKANPYKQGICIATAILLSACAQFGKQAPLEEPTNYGLSEGKSAAMVQDAWWMQLNDQKLNQLVALSIRNAPDLRIAKARFEQAQAQLGITEAANKMQIGLSARGAGAYVAPKPSSGHIDTDHTLLLANTALQGTWSFDFWGKNRKQAASILGKRKAILYEAHQTRIDIANAVASQYFTWQMLLIQQNLLSERMETADKMQQLIRRRINARLASAESLYPVEMQQQSMQLEKLELERRIAKVRHALAILSGTTPDGLSLYMPEKMAAVPVVPVNKIHADLLGARPDIAAQKAMLESRFNTVKATEAEFYPNIELKVLAGLAHIDAFNVVRGRTSGMIGVLPALNLPIFTSGALQSKLAGRRAEYNEQVALYDRTVLNAMRAAADAVVDYQNMQKRQSVWEKMQETAEKTVRNANSRVNAGLDNGLSALQKQNELLQLKMQKAQYQAESLIAWSNLNTQLGGGFKLEPLGRNVSKKSTGKKVR; encoded by the coding sequence ATGAAAGCCAATCCCTACAAACAGGGAATCTGTATCGCTACCGCCATTCTACTTTCTGCCTGCGCTCAATTCGGTAAACAGGCTCCTTTGGAAGAACCTACCAATTACGGGCTATCTGAAGGTAAGTCTGCAGCCATGGTTCAAGATGCGTGGTGGATGCAACTGAACGACCAAAAACTTAACCAATTAGTTGCACTCTCTATCCGTAATGCTCCCGATTTGCGTATTGCTAAGGCGCGCTTCGAACAAGCACAAGCGCAGCTGGGAATAACTGAAGCCGCAAACAAAATGCAAATCGGGTTGTCCGCGCGAGGGGCAGGAGCATATGTTGCTCCTAAGCCTTCATCCGGTCATATTGATACTGACCATACCTTATTATTGGCAAATACTGCTTTACAGGGTACTTGGTCGTTTGACTTTTGGGGCAAGAACCGGAAACAGGCCGCGTCCATATTAGGAAAGCGCAAGGCCATTCTGTATGAGGCTCATCAAACGCGCATTGATATCGCCAATGCGGTTGCATCACAATATTTCACATGGCAGATGTTGTTAATACAACAAAATCTATTATCTGAGCGTATGGAAACTGCAGACAAAATGCAGCAACTGATACGCAGAAGGATTAATGCCCGCCTAGCTTCTGCAGAATCGCTTTATCCGGTTGAAATGCAACAGCAAAGTATGCAGTTGGAAAAGCTGGAGTTAGAGCGCCGAATTGCTAAAGTGCGTCATGCTTTAGCAATATTAAGCGGGACAACCCCTGACGGTTTATCTTTGTATATGCCTGAAAAAATGGCAGCAGTTCCCGTTGTTCCAGTCAATAAAATTCATGCAGATTTATTGGGTGCCCGCCCGGATATTGCTGCACAAAAAGCTATGTTGGAATCTCGGTTCAATACGGTCAAAGCAACAGAAGCTGAGTTTTACCCAAATATAGAACTCAAAGTTTTGGCAGGTCTGGCACATATTGATGCTTTTAATGTTGTACGAGGACGCACATCGGGTATGATTGGTGTACTTCCTGCCTTAAATCTGCCAATTTTTACTTCAGGAGCATTACAATCTAAGTTGGCAGGGCGGCGTGCTGAATATAACGAACAGGTAGCTCTTTATGACCGTACTGTTTTAAATGCTATGCGTGCTGCTGCTGATGCAGTTGTTGACTATCAAAATATGCAGAAACGACAAAGCGTTTGGGAAAAAATGCAGGAAACTGCTGAAAAAACAGTCCGTAACGCGAATAGTCGTGTCAATGCGGGATTAGATAATGGTCTATCTGCTCTACAAAAACAGAACGAACTTCTCCAATTAAAAATGCAGAAAGCACAATATCAAGCCGAGTCATTGATTGCATGGAGTAATTTAAATACCCAATTGGGCGGAGGGTTTAAGCTTGAGCCTTTGGGACGAAATGTCTCAAAAAAAAGTACAGGTAAAAAAGTACGCTGA